From one Catenuloplanes nepalensis genomic stretch:
- a CDS encoding lytic transglycosylase domain-containing protein translates to MAGVGGGVYLNQDRAQAEDSAAAQAAWEANRAEELYVKDRHKEYTQLAAGLHDSGRDAAKRAASMAEEQAKRARAANDAVSRRKAEAEAEAAAAQAAEDAAKAAIKPYDGPVPSSCASYSGHRKTGCSVMVGQGFDVSEFGCLDTLWTRESGWNPKAANPSSEAYGIPQANPGSKMASVADDWQTNPATQVIWGLGYIKGRYSTPCAALEHSNASGWY, encoded by the coding sequence ATGGCCGGCGTCGGCGGCGGCGTCTATCTGAACCAGGACCGCGCGCAGGCCGAGGACTCCGCCGCCGCGCAGGCCGCCTGGGAGGCCAACCGCGCCGAGGAGCTCTACGTCAAGGACCGCCACAAGGAGTACACGCAGCTCGCCGCGGGCCTGCACGACTCCGGGCGGGACGCGGCCAAGCGCGCCGCCTCGATGGCCGAGGAGCAGGCGAAGCGCGCCCGCGCCGCGAACGACGCGGTCAGCCGGCGCAAGGCGGAGGCCGAGGCCGAGGCGGCCGCCGCGCAGGCTGCCGAGGACGCCGCCAAGGCCGCGATCAAGCCGTACGACGGGCCGGTCCCGTCTTCCTGCGCCTCCTACTCCGGACACCGCAAGACCGGCTGCTCCGTGATGGTCGGCCAGGGCTTCGACGTCTCCGAGTTCGGCTGCCTCGACACGCTGTGGACGCGGGAGAGCGGCTGGAACCCGAAGGCGGCCAACCCCAGCTCGGAGGCGTACGGCATCCCGCAGGCGAACCCGGGCAGCAAGATGGCGTCGGTCGCGGACGACTGGCAGACCAACCCGGCGACGCAGGTCATCTGGGGCCTCGGGTACATCAAGGGCCGCTACAGCACGCCGTGCGCGGCGCTCGAGCACTCCAACGCCTCCGGCTGGTACTGA
- a CDS encoding tripartite tricarboxylate transporter TctB family protein — MTAPEPDAPRATPEAAPTEAPANAPANAPTEAPTEAPGTAPGTAPGTAPGTAPGTAPGTAPGTVPGTVPVNAPANAPEGALSDVPEAGERVDRAGEERATALLGIVMIVGAVVVLADAATLRDGGGPVGPAAAPTLLGVLLGTLGATLCVQSRGALRTLAALTERRARLGRLAALIAALIAFAVLLPFAGWTLCATGLFTAAALLLGAPHPLRTAAYGFALSGTVFLIFDGLIGLILPAGPWGF, encoded by the coding sequence ATGACGGCACCCGAGCCCGACGCCCCCCGAGCGACACCCGAAGCCGCGCCCACGGAAGCGCCCGCGAACGCGCCCGCGAACGCGCCCACGGAAGCGCCCACGGAAGCGCCCGGGACCGCGCCCGGGACCGCGCCCGGGACCGCGCCCGGGACCGCGCCCGGGACCGCGCCCGGGACCGCGCCCGGGACCGTGCCCGGGACCGTGCCCGTGAACGCGCCTGCGAACGCGCCCGAGGGCGCGCTCAGCGACGTGCCGGAGGCCGGCGAGCGCGTCGACAGGGCGGGGGAGGAGCGCGCGACCGCGCTGCTCGGGATCGTCATGATCGTGGGGGCGGTGGTGGTGCTGGCCGACGCCGCGACGCTGCGGGACGGCGGCGGGCCGGTGGGACCGGCGGCAGCCCCGACGCTGCTCGGGGTGCTGCTCGGCACGCTGGGCGCGACTCTCTGCGTGCAGTCGCGCGGCGCCCTCCGTACCCTCGCGGCATTGACGGAACGACGCGCGAGACTGGGCCGCCTGGCGGCACTGATCGCCGCGCTGATCGCGTTCGCGGTGCTGTTGCCGTTCGCCGGCTGGACGCTGTGTGCCACCGGGCTCTTCACCGCCGCCGCGCTGCTGCTCGGCGCGCCGCACCCGCTGCGGACCGCCGCCTACGGCTTCGCGCTGTCCGGCACCGTGTTCCTGATCTTCGACGGCCTGATCGGGCTGATCCTGCCGGCCGGACCGTGGGGGTTCTGA
- a CDS encoding discoidin domain-containing protein, which produces MKRRLAAALLLLAGLLVAAPAEAAPVLLSRGKPALASSVEGDATPATAAVDGDAGTRWASAFADPQWLRVDLGTTATLDRAVLNWEAAHARAFQIQTSPDGNTWTTVHATATGTGGVQTITINGTGRYVRVLGTERATGYGYSLWEFEVYGSTGSSGGGTVISAFKPVAASSYEGGNAPGAALDGRTTTRWSSEHAENQWIRVDLQGTATITGMVLNWESAYGTGYRIEVSNDATTWTTIYTTSTGRGGVETLTVSGTGRYLRLTGTARATGYGYSLWEMQVLGTVDASGSAPPLLSGPTRPPTTTGQFALTAPADQALITDTRRPAFSWAAVAGATRYQLWINVSRTDYDFTASGSLLDVYTRVAEVTGTSFTPTWDLPDRWTYRWYVTAGSTTSQIRTFGVYRPTLTTIADGVPVIDGARDANRSGAIDAYEDWRRPVEARVTDLLGRMTAEEKAYQMFYNAQAYPRSGWHFGPSEAPDLHRDLLGSTGTRLGIPLVSAGDTIHGFKTTYPSQSALAAGRDYQLQYRLGDMQRREQVELGTRGVLGPLAEVGTKVLYPRIQEGNGEDAYVAAAQVRALVAGLQGGPELNPRSVLATVKHWPGEGAGGEALIVYDGVTIKYHMIPFRAAMEAGAVNIMPGYAGSSFLDPGGPGAGDSAPILAYLRNNLGFTGLITTDWLPSGSWVGAARAGSDVMGGADPGAAGFSMATFLAQVPAARIDDAVRRVLRLKFQLGLFENPYGDPVNGLYRVHTPADAQLADTAARGSLTVLRNNGVLPLRLPAGSNVVVTGPRATDTGSCCIWTSYFHQEYGSLSIHDAIAARGAAAGVTVHRDTAANPSLAIVAVGEPYYTHATSWVKEQPMLPPDQLELIRSWKARGVPVVVLLTMARPYVISEWHEIADAVVVNFRAGEEVGPALASLVFGDYKPSGKLPWQLPRTLDQVLRPGGQDVLADAREAWDLPFDLGATDAQRAEIRAHIDAGRPVPPTYGNPLYPYGHGLTW; this is translated from the coding sequence GTGAAACGAAGGCTGGCGGCGGCATTGCTGCTGCTCGCCGGCCTGCTCGTGGCCGCGCCCGCCGAGGCCGCGCCCGTCCTGCTCTCCCGGGGCAAGCCCGCGCTCGCCTCGTCCGTCGAGGGGGACGCCACCCCCGCCACCGCGGCCGTCGACGGCGACGCCGGCACGCGCTGGGCCAGCGCGTTCGCCGACCCGCAGTGGCTGCGCGTCGACCTCGGCACGACCGCGACGCTGGACCGGGCCGTGCTCAACTGGGAGGCCGCGCACGCGCGCGCCTTCCAGATCCAGACCTCGCCCGACGGCAACACCTGGACCACCGTCCACGCGACCGCGACCGGCACCGGCGGCGTCCAGACGATCACGATCAACGGCACCGGGCGGTACGTACGGGTGCTCGGCACCGAGCGCGCCACCGGCTACGGCTACTCGCTGTGGGAGTTCGAGGTCTACGGCAGCACCGGGAGCAGCGGAGGCGGCACCGTCATCTCCGCGTTCAAGCCGGTCGCCGCGTCCTCCTACGAGGGTGGCAACGCGCCCGGCGCCGCGCTGGACGGGCGCACCACCACGCGCTGGTCCAGCGAGCACGCGGAGAACCAGTGGATCCGCGTCGACCTGCAGGGCACCGCCACGATCACCGGCATGGTGCTGAACTGGGAGTCCGCGTACGGCACCGGCTACCGGATCGAGGTGTCGAACGACGCCACCACCTGGACCACGATCTACACCACGAGCACCGGGCGCGGCGGCGTGGAGACGTTGACCGTCTCCGGCACCGGCCGCTACCTGCGACTGACCGGCACCGCGCGGGCCACCGGCTACGGCTACTCGCTGTGGGAGATGCAGGTGCTCGGCACGGTCGACGCCTCCGGCAGCGCGCCGCCGCTGCTGTCCGGGCCGACCCGGCCGCCCACGACCACCGGGCAGTTCGCGCTCACCGCGCCGGCCGACCAGGCGCTGATCACCGACACCCGGCGGCCCGCGTTCTCCTGGGCCGCGGTCGCCGGCGCCACCCGCTACCAGCTGTGGATCAACGTGAGCCGCACCGACTACGACTTCACCGCGTCGGGCAGCCTGCTCGACGTCTACACCCGGGTCGCGGAGGTGACCGGGACCAGCTTCACTCCCACCTGGGATCTGCCGGATCGGTGGACCTACCGCTGGTACGTGACGGCCGGGAGCACGACGTCGCAGATCCGCACGTTCGGGGTGTACCGGCCCACGCTGACCACGATCGCGGACGGCGTGCCGGTGATCGACGGTGCGCGGGACGCGAACCGCAGCGGCGCGATCGACGCCTACGAGGACTGGCGGCGGCCGGTCGAGGCGCGCGTGACCGATCTGCTCGGCCGGATGACGGCCGAGGAGAAGGCGTACCAGATGTTCTACAACGCGCAGGCGTACCCGCGATCGGGTTGGCACTTCGGTCCTTCGGAGGCGCCGGATCTGCACCGGGACCTGCTGGGATCGACCGGCACCCGGCTCGGGATCCCGCTGGTCTCGGCCGGTGACACGATCCACGGCTTCAAGACCACCTATCCGTCGCAGAGCGCGCTGGCGGCCGGGCGGGACTACCAGCTGCAGTACCGGCTCGGCGACATGCAGCGCCGGGAGCAGGTCGAACTCGGCACCCGGGGCGTGCTCGGGCCGCTCGCCGAGGTCGGCACGAAGGTGCTCTACCCGCGCATCCAGGAGGGCAACGGCGAGGACGCGTACGTGGCGGCCGCGCAGGTCCGGGCGCTGGTCGCGGGCCTGCAGGGCGGTCCGGAGCTGAACCCGCGTTCGGTGCTGGCCACGGTCAAGCACTGGCCGGGCGAGGGCGCGGGCGGCGAGGCGCTGATCGTGTACGACGGCGTGACCATCAAGTACCACATGATCCCGTTCCGGGCCGCGATGGAGGCGGGCGCGGTCAACATCATGCCGGGGTACGCGGGCAGCTCGTTCCTGGACCCGGGTGGCCCCGGCGCCGGCGACAGCGCGCCGATCCTGGCCTACCTGCGCAACAACCTCGGCTTCACCGGCCTGATCACGACGGACTGGCTGCCGTCCGGCTCCTGGGTCGGCGCGGCCAGGGCCGGCTCCGACGTGATGGGCGGCGCGGACCCGGGCGCGGCCGGCTTCTCCATGGCCACGTTCCTGGCGCAGGTGCCGGCGGCCCGGATCGACGACGCGGTCCGGCGCGTGCTGCGGCTGAAGTTCCAGCTCGGGCTCTTCGAGAACCCGTACGGCGACCCGGTCAACGGCCTCTACCGGGTGCACACGCCGGCGGATGCCCAGCTGGCCGACACGGCCGCGCGCGGCTCGCTGACCGTGCTGCGCAACAACGGCGTGCTGCCGCTGCGGCTGCCGGCCGGGAGCAACGTGGTGGTGACCGGGCCGCGCGCGACGGACACCGGCTCGTGCTGCATCTGGACCAGCTACTTCCACCAGGAGTACGGGTCGCTGTCCATCCACGACGCCATCGCGGCCCGGGGCGCCGCGGCCGGGGTGACCGTCCACCGGGACACCGCGGCGAATCCGAGCCTGGCGATCGTGGCGGTGGGGGAGCCGTACTACACGCACGCGACCAGCTGGGTGAAGGAGCAGCCGATGTTGCCGCCGGACCAGTTGGAGCTGATCCGGAGCTGGAAGGCGCGCGGCGTACCCGTGGTGGTGCTGTTGACCATGGCCCGTCCCTACGTGATCAGTGAGTGGCACGAGATCGCGGACGCCGTGGTGGTCAACTTCCGGGCCGGCGAGGAGGTCGGGCCCGCGCTCGCGAGCCTGGTGTTCGGCGACTACAAGCCGAGCGGCAAGCTGCCGTGGCAGCTGCCGCGCACGCTCGACCAGGTGCTTCGGCCGGGCGGGCAGGACGTGCTCGCGGACGCGCGGGAGGCGTGGGACCTGCCGTTCGACCTCGGCGCCACGGACGCGCAGCGCGCCGAGATCCGGGCGCACATCGATGCGGGGCGGCCGGTGCCGCCGACCTACGGAAATCCGCTCTATCCCTACGGGCACGGCCTGACCTGGTGA
- a CDS encoding LLM class F420-dependent oxidoreductase, whose amino-acid sequence MELGLHIADFTWDGGPGGLGPALARHARTAEQAGITRITVMDHFWQIRGVGPAEHEMLEAYTALGFIAAHTETVLLHTLVTGVTYREPGLLAKAVTTLDVLSGGRAGLGVGAAWNEDESKGLGFAFPPVAERFERLEEALQICLRMWSDSEEAYQGTHYRLERTLNSPQALRSPRPYLLIGGGGEKKTLKLVAKYADACNFGIGPEAAHKLDVLRRHCDDVGRDYAEIEKTAMFSIDPASTTEDVVRNANAARDAGFTVAYVYAHDITTPSKITDMMGEALTRL is encoded by the coding sequence ATGGAACTGGGACTGCACATCGCCGACTTCACCTGGGACGGCGGCCCGGGCGGGCTCGGGCCCGCGCTCGCCCGGCACGCCCGCACCGCGGAGCAGGCCGGGATCACCCGGATCACGGTCATGGACCACTTCTGGCAGATCCGCGGCGTCGGGCCGGCCGAGCACGAGATGCTCGAGGCGTACACCGCACTCGGCTTCATCGCCGCGCACACCGAGACCGTGCTGCTGCACACGCTGGTCACCGGCGTCACCTACCGCGAGCCCGGCCTGCTGGCCAAGGCCGTCACCACGCTCGACGTGCTCTCCGGCGGCCGGGCCGGCCTCGGCGTCGGCGCCGCGTGGAACGAGGACGAGTCCAAGGGCCTCGGCTTCGCGTTCCCGCCGGTCGCGGAGCGCTTCGAGCGGCTGGAGGAGGCGCTGCAGATCTGCCTGCGGATGTGGTCCGACTCCGAGGAGGCCTACCAGGGCACGCACTACCGGCTGGAGCGCACGCTCAACTCGCCGCAGGCACTGCGCTCTCCCCGGCCGTACCTGCTGATCGGCGGCGGCGGCGAGAAGAAGACGCTGAAGCTGGTCGCGAAGTACGCCGACGCCTGCAACTTCGGCATCGGCCCGGAGGCCGCGCACAAGCTCGACGTGCTGCGCCGGCACTGCGACGACGTCGGCCGCGACTACGCCGAGATCGAGAAGACCGCGATGTTCTCGATCGACCCGGCCAGCACCACGGAGGACGTGGTCCGCAACGCGAACGCGGCCCGCGACGCCGGCTTCACGGTCGCCTACGTCTACGCCCACGACATCACCACGCCGTCGAAGATCACCGACATGATGGGCGAGGCGCTCACCCGGCTCTGA
- a CDS encoding tripartite tricarboxylate transporter permease, translated as MDALLTGFADALTPMNLLWALVGVTIGTAVGVLPGIGPALTVALLLPVTFRLEPAAALILFAGIYYGGMYGGSTTSILLNTPGESASVVTALEGNRMARAGRGAAALATAAIGSFVAGTIGTIALSFAAPLVADIAVGFGPPEYVALMAVAFVTVSALLGPNLVKGAASLALGATIGLVGIDTLTGQPRLDFGLPALLDGVDVVIVVVALFALGEAFGHLLAGTGDSRVMPIGGRAVLSREDWRRSWPAWLRGTAIGFPIGSLPAGGADVPTFLSYSLEKRLSKRRHEFGHGAIEGVAGPEAANNAAAAGVLVPLLTIGLPTSATAAVILTAFQSYGLQPGPQLFTESGDLVWALIASLYIGNVMLLVLNLPLVRLWARLLTIPAYGIYAGVLVFAALGTFAAGGTTTDLLILIGLGLIGLLMRRADVPAAPAVVGLILAPLAEQQLRRALALSGGDWGILVSGPLTVTLWMVAILALLAPAVVAMRRRGAADDD; from the coding sequence GTGGACGCGCTGCTGACCGGGTTCGCGGACGCGCTCACCCCGATGAACCTGCTGTGGGCGCTGGTCGGCGTCACGATCGGCACCGCGGTCGGCGTGCTGCCCGGCATCGGCCCGGCGCTGACCGTGGCGCTGCTGCTGCCGGTCACGTTCCGGCTGGAACCGGCGGCCGCGCTGATCCTGTTCGCCGGCATCTACTACGGCGGCATGTACGGCGGTTCCACCACGTCCATCCTGCTCAACACGCCCGGCGAGAGCGCGTCCGTGGTGACCGCGCTGGAGGGCAACCGGATGGCGCGCGCGGGCCGGGGCGCGGCCGCGCTGGCCACGGCCGCGATCGGCAGCTTCGTGGCCGGCACCATCGGCACGATCGCGCTCAGTTTCGCCGCGCCGCTGGTCGCGGACATCGCGGTCGGTTTCGGCCCGCCGGAGTACGTGGCGCTGATGGCGGTCGCGTTCGTCACGGTCAGCGCGCTGCTCGGCCCGAACCTGGTCAAGGGCGCGGCCAGCCTGGCCCTCGGCGCCACGATCGGCCTGGTCGGCATCGACACGCTGACCGGGCAGCCGCGCCTGGACTTCGGCCTGCCCGCGCTGCTCGACGGCGTGGACGTGGTGATCGTGGTGGTGGCGCTGTTCGCGCTCGGCGAGGCGTTCGGCCATCTGCTCGCCGGCACCGGAGACAGCCGGGTGATGCCGATCGGCGGCCGGGCCGTGCTGTCCCGCGAGGACTGGCGCCGCTCCTGGCCGGCCTGGCTGCGCGGCACCGCGATCGGCTTCCCGATCGGCAGCCTGCCCGCGGGCGGCGCGGACGTGCCCACGTTCCTCAGTTACTCGCTGGAGAAGCGCCTCTCCAAGAGACGCCACGAGTTCGGCCACGGCGCGATCGAGGGCGTGGCCGGGCCGGAGGCGGCGAACAACGCGGCCGCGGCCGGTGTGCTGGTCCCGCTGCTTACGATCGGCCTGCCCACGTCCGCGACCGCCGCGGTCATCCTCACCGCGTTCCAGTCGTACGGCCTGCAGCCCGGCCCACAGCTGTTCACCGAATCCGGCGATCTGGTGTGGGCGCTGATCGCCAGCCTCTACATCGGCAACGTGATGCTGCTGGTGCTGAATCTGCCGCTGGTGCGCCTGTGGGCCCGGCTGCTGACCATCCCGGCGTACGGCATCTACGCCGGGGTGCTGGTCTTCGCCGCGCTCGGCACGTTCGCGGCCGGCGGCACCACCACGGATCTGCTGATCCTCATCGGTCTGGGCCTGATCGGGCTGCTGATGCGCCGCGCGGACGTGCCGGCCGCGCCCGCGGTGGTCGGCCTGATCCTGGCGCCGCTGGCCGAGCAGCAGTTGCGCCGCGCGCTGGCGCTCTCCGGCGGCGACTGGGGAATCCTGGTCTCCGGGCCGCTCACCGTGACGCTGTGGATGGTGGCGATCCTGGCGCTGCTGGCCCCGGCCGTGGTGGCGATGCGCCGCCGGGGCGCCGCGGACGACGACTGA
- a CDS encoding FAD-dependent oxidoreductase — protein sequence MPHHPQISRRTVLGLTAAAGAASLGLPGTAQAQETQARETQAHARVAAARQRVVVIGGGVAGVSMAWLLDGQHDVVLLESGPELGGHARSIDVTIDGAHIAVDAGAQYFGPKSHPTYWRLLTEVLHVPTVPAPMNLTVSKRGVTRPVLVSPDSNRVWPLFDPLYWGALVSMASFTDRGKALLASGDRTTSAEDFINSLPVLQWVRDDLLFPLCGAMFGFSVPQVKEMSAFSVLAFVIRGLGDGFLAPYDYHNATDGLRAVVAALSTGLTTVTSHLNAAATGLSKQGEVYHVTDGAGRTHVADHVVFAQPPYAAGPLAGQLAGTSGLVSTYGRFRYIPARVAIHADPAYMPVNRQDWSGFNVLTDGQYCEPSMWYGAFRDVSVFKSWVSHRAQLPADTIATFDYLHALETPDLAPAQAALAGYQGAGNLWFAGAHTVDVASQDSALVSAISIAKRLAPGSANLARIA from the coding sequence GTGCCCCACCACCCCCAGATCTCCCGGCGCACCGTGCTGGGCCTGACCGCGGCGGCCGGCGCCGCGAGTCTCGGCCTGCCGGGCACCGCACAAGCGCAGGAAACACAGGCGCGGGAGACACAGGCACACGCGCGGGTCGCCGCGGCCCGGCAGCGCGTCGTCGTGATCGGCGGCGGCGTGGCCGGTGTCTCGATGGCGTGGCTGCTGGACGGCCAGCACGACGTGGTCCTGCTCGAGTCCGGCCCGGAACTCGGCGGGCACGCCCGCTCGATCGACGTCACCATCGACGGCGCGCACATCGCGGTCGACGCCGGCGCGCAGTACTTCGGGCCGAAGAGCCACCCGACCTACTGGCGGCTGCTGACCGAGGTGCTGCACGTGCCGACCGTGCCCGCGCCGATGAACCTGACCGTGAGCAAGCGCGGCGTGACCCGCCCGGTGCTGGTCTCGCCGGACAGCAACCGGGTCTGGCCGCTGTTCGACCCGCTCTACTGGGGTGCGCTGGTGTCCATGGCGTCGTTCACCGACCGCGGCAAGGCGCTGCTGGCGAGCGGTGACCGGACCACCAGCGCGGAGGACTTCATCAACTCGCTGCCGGTGCTCCAGTGGGTCCGCGACGACCTGCTCTTCCCGCTGTGCGGCGCGATGTTCGGCTTCTCGGTGCCGCAGGTGAAGGAGATGTCCGCGTTCTCCGTGCTGGCGTTCGTGATCCGCGGGCTGGGCGACGGCTTCCTCGCGCCGTACGACTACCACAACGCCACGGACGGGCTGCGCGCCGTGGTGGCCGCGCTGAGCACCGGCCTGACCACGGTCACCTCGCACCTGAACGCGGCCGCGACCGGGCTGTCCAAGCAGGGCGAGGTCTACCACGTCACGGACGGCGCCGGGCGCACGCACGTCGCCGACCACGTGGTGTTCGCGCAGCCGCCGTACGCGGCCGGTCCGCTCGCCGGTCAGCTGGCCGGCACGTCCGGGCTGGTCTCCACGTACGGCCGGTTCCGCTACATCCCGGCGCGGGTGGCGATCCACGCGGACCCGGCGTACATGCCGGTCAACCGGCAGGACTGGTCCGGCTTCAACGTGCTCACCGACGGCCAGTACTGCGAGCCGTCCATGTGGTACGGCGCGTTCCGCGACGTCTCCGTCTTCAAGAGCTGGGTGTCGCACCGCGCGCAGCTGCCGGCCGACACGATCGCCACGTTCGACTACCTGCACGCGCTGGAGACGCCGGACCTCGCGCCGGCCCAGGCCGCGCTCGCCGGTTACCAGGGCGCGGGCAACCTGTGGTTCGCCGGTGCGCACACCGTGGACGTGGCCAGCCAGGACAGCGCGCTCGTCTCCGCGATCTCGATCGCGAAGCGGCTCGCGCCCGGGTCGGCCAACCTGGCGCGGATCGCCTGA
- a CDS encoding methyl-accepting chemotaxis protein gives MSQVAEHRTGNFLTRLVADTKVRTKILASSVVVIVITMLVGLLCVQRMSDLSAQMEDMKNEQVEGMNQIATMRQGIGGMFRGMLLFSFYTDAAAKSDAVEEAKAADKVVDDAFAGYSALNVGTNASAERTEAVEAFGAGWELYKNLRNVNFFGEAAPTGFTLPADVLAAYGEAEKAMTDGLNQMQSVEVADSDHAAVEGQATYESARTILIAAVLLGALAALAVGLMVARSITRQVQSVGDALRAMADGDLTRAAEVRGRDEIGAMAVATNEAREGLRTTITALHDSSRTLADGARRLSASTERIASSAAEAASQADVVSNAAGEVSANVSTVAAGSEEMGASIREISQNANDAAQVAAEAVGVANQTNDTIAKLGESSAEIGNVVKTITSIAEQTNLLALNATIEAARAGDAGKGFAVVAGEVKDLAQETAKATEDISRRVEAIQVDTQNAVEAIGEISRIIARINDYQLTIASAVEEQTATTGEMSRSVGDASGGTSDIASNINGVANAARATTESLVEAGETVADLNRVVSELETVVGRFRI, from the coding sequence ATGAGTCAAGTCGCGGAGCACCGCACGGGTAACTTCCTCACCCGTCTGGTGGCCGATACGAAGGTACGAACCAAGATCCTGGCGTCGTCGGTCGTGGTCATCGTCATCACGATGCTGGTCGGGCTGCTCTGTGTGCAGCGCATGTCCGACCTCAGCGCCCAGATGGAGGACATGAAGAACGAGCAGGTCGAGGGCATGAACCAGATCGCCACGATGCGGCAGGGCATCGGCGGGATGTTTCGCGGCATGCTGCTCTTCAGCTTCTACACCGATGCCGCGGCGAAGTCCGACGCGGTCGAGGAGGCGAAGGCCGCCGACAAGGTGGTCGACGACGCGTTCGCGGGGTACAGCGCGCTGAACGTCGGCACGAACGCCAGCGCGGAGCGGACCGAGGCGGTGGAGGCGTTCGGCGCCGGCTGGGAGCTCTACAAGAACCTCCGGAACGTCAACTTCTTCGGTGAGGCGGCGCCGACCGGGTTCACCCTCCCGGCCGATGTCCTCGCCGCCTACGGCGAGGCCGAGAAGGCGATGACGGACGGCCTGAACCAGATGCAGTCCGTGGAGGTCGCCGATTCGGACCACGCGGCGGTGGAAGGGCAGGCGACCTATGAGAGCGCCCGTACCATCCTGATCGCGGCCGTGCTGCTCGGCGCGCTCGCCGCGCTCGCCGTCGGCCTGATGGTGGCCCGCTCGATCACCCGGCAGGTGCAGAGCGTCGGCGACGCGCTGCGCGCGATGGCCGACGGGGACCTGACCAGGGCCGCGGAGGTACGCGGACGCGACGAGATCGGCGCGATGGCGGTCGCCACGAACGAGGCGCGCGAGGGCCTGCGCACCACGATCACGGCGCTGCACGACAGTTCCCGCACGCTCGCGGACGGCGCCCGGCGGCTGTCCGCCTCCACCGAGCGGATCGCGTCCAGCGCGGCCGAGGCGGCCAGCCAGGCCGACGTGGTGTCGAACGCGGCCGGCGAGGTCTCCGCGAACGTCTCCACGGTCGCGGCCGGCTCCGAGGAGATGGGCGCGTCGATCCGCGAGATCAGCCAGAACGCGAACGACGCGGCCCAGGTCGCGGCGGAGGCGGTCGGCGTGGCCAACCAGACGAACGACACGATCGCGAAGCTCGGTGAGTCGTCCGCGGAGATCGGCAACGTGGTCAAGACGATCACCTCGATCGCGGAGCAGACCAACCTGCTGGCGCTGAACGCGACGATCGAGGCGGCCCGCGCCGGGGACGCGGGCAAGGGCTTCGCGGTGGTGGCCGGCGAGGTCAAGGACCTGGCGCAGGAGACCGCGAAGGCGACCGAGGACATCTCCCGCCGGGTCGAGGCGATCCAGGTGGACACGCAGAACGCGGTCGAGGCGATCGGTGAGATCAGCCGGATCATCGCGCGGATCAACGACTACCAGCTGACCATCGCGTCCGCGGTCGAGGAGCAGACCGCGACCACGGGCGAGATGAGCCGCAGCGTCGGCGACGCCTCCGGCGGTACGTCGGACATCGCCAGCAACATCAACGGTGTCGCGAACGCGGCCCGCGCGACCACGGAGTCGCTGGTCGAAGCCGGCGAGACGGTCGCGGACCTGAACCGCGTGGTCAGCGAGCTGGAGACGGTGGTCGGCCGGTTCCGCATCTGA
- a CDS encoding Bug family tripartite tricarboxylate transporter substrate binding protein → MRWRGSVPYAAAALVGVLLVATTLAGRGEQADAGFLHGRQLRLMAPAAPGGGWDQTAREMQAALRGTAGRTEVYNVAGAGGTIGLSQFVRHDGDPTQVMVFGLVMVGAIESDDAPVRLDRTTPLARLTTDYEILVVPADSPIRDLSQLTEKMRADLPSVSFSGGSAGGVEQILTGLIAGAIGADPARVNYVAHSGGGEALATLLSGRATAGVSGVSEMISQIEAGTVRPLAVSSAARLPALPDVPTLREQGVDVELSNWRGAVAPPGISAEDEAALEQLITDMTASEPWRQTLADRGWGDATLTGPEFETFLDSEQRRVADVLAKMGLA, encoded by the coding sequence ATGCGCTGGCGCGGTTCGGTGCCGTACGCGGCCGCCGCATTGGTCGGGGTTCTGCTGGTCGCGACCACGCTGGCCGGGCGCGGTGAACAGGCCGACGCCGGGTTCCTGCACGGCCGTCAGCTGCGGCTGATGGCCCCGGCCGCGCCCGGTGGAGGCTGGGACCAGACCGCGCGCGAGATGCAGGCCGCGCTGCGCGGGACGGCCGGTCGCACCGAGGTCTACAACGTGGCCGGCGCGGGCGGCACGATCGGGCTCAGTCAGTTCGTCCGGCACGACGGCGATCCGACCCAGGTGATGGTGTTCGGCCTGGTCATGGTGGGTGCGATCGAGAGCGACGACGCGCCGGTGCGGCTGGATCGGACCACGCCGCTGGCCCGGCTCACCACGGACTACGAGATCCTGGTCGTGCCCGCGGACTCGCCGATCCGGGACCTCTCCCAGCTGACCGAGAAGATGCGCGCGGACCTGCCGTCCGTGTCGTTCAGCGGCGGGTCGGCCGGTGGCGTCGAGCAGATCCTGACCGGGCTGATCGCCGGTGCGATCGGTGCGGACCCGGCCCGGGTCAACTACGTGGCCCACTCCGGTGGTGGGGAGGCGCTCGCCACGCTGCTCTCCGGCCGCGCCACCGCGGGCGTCTCCGGCGTCTCCGAGATGATCTCCCAGATCGAGGCGGGTACGGTCCGGCCGCTCGCGGTCTCCAGCGCGGCCCGGCTGCCCGCGCTGCCGGACGTGCCCACGCTGCGCGAACAGGGCGTGGACGTGGAGCTGTCCAACTGGCGCGGCGCGGTCGCCCCGCCCGGGATCAGCGCGGAGGATGAGGCCGCGCTGGAGCAGCTGATCACCGACATGACCGCGAGTGAGCCGTGGCGGCAGACGCTGGCGGACCGCGGCTGGGGCGACGCCACGCTCACCGGACCGGAGTTCGAGACGTTCCTCGACTCCGAGCAGCGGCGCGTCGCGGACGTGCTGGCGAAGATGGGACTCGCATGA